One genomic window of Scylla paramamosain isolate STU-SP2022 chromosome 20, ASM3559412v1, whole genome shotgun sequence includes the following:
- the LOC135110323 gene encoding uncharacterized protein LOC135110323, with amino-acid sequence MEAEDSNFSIMTGDSEQEQQERKGISVIKNGKYSDLTITLAECSVSYKVHKIYLALASPVLEELIDALGWGQELVLKEGSPEAFHWLLRFIYGCEPPMESHKLALSVACLVGRFKVKALYPACLEWLDDILERDTVLEVYNAAYILKNTLLVTKCLQLLLTCADQVLASPQVCCLSEDALAFLLGRSLYIKSEAVILKAAIAWGREHMPPDQKASGAALHHRLRNILPHVRILTLSAEEIVKGLMASGVYSPEECQAILMHRTQTPGAPPLPETCCTLLTKRKSLDAFPLSHVRLPGAKNTPLLPGEPAPNQERVLVSGLRVDAPVVVQRVESRGVLLREVTAAVKDTAGRTLYTAAMHEGVFDVPVALDPEKVCTVTAKVREDDWYYHTLYPFTAGAAGVHFKGEHALLSEGCDLYFWRLDQCVRVDL; translated from the exons ATGGAGGCAGAAGACAGCAACTTCAGCATTATGACGGGGGACAgcgagcaggagcagcaggaaaggaaaggcataTCTGTTATTAAGAACGGGAAGTATTCAGATTTAACGATCACCTTAGCGGAGTGCAGTGTGTCTTATAAG GTACACAAGATCTACCTGGCGCTGGCGTCCCCGGTGCTGGAGGAGCTGATCGACGCCTTGGGCTGGGGGCAAGAGCTGGTGCTGAAGGAAGGATCACCAGAGGCCTTCCACTGGTTGCTGCGTTTCATCTACGGCTGTGAACCCCCGATGGAGAGCCACAAGCTGGCTCTTAGCGTCGCGTGTTTGGTGGGACGTTTCAAGGTGAAGGCGTTGTACCCTGCGTGTTTGGAG TGGCTGGATGACATCCTGGAGAGGGACACGGTGCTGGAGGTGTACAATGCTGCCTACATCCTGAAAAACACGCTCCTTGTCACCAAATGCCTGCAG CTGCTTCTCACCTGCGCGGACCAAGTGCTCGCCTCTCCACAGGTGTGCTGCCTCTCGGAAGATGCCCTCGCGTTCCTGCTGGGGCGTTCCCTCTATATCAAGTCTGAGGCTGTCATCCTGAAAGCCGCCATTGCCTg GGGGCGAGAACACATGCCGCCGGATCAGAAGGCCAGCGGCGCAGCTCTGCACCACAGGCTCAGGAACATCCTGCCCCACGTGCGCATCCTGACCCTGAGCGCTGAGGAAATCGTGAAGGGCTTGATGGCAAGCGGCGTGTACAGCCCCGAGGAGTGCCAGGCCATCCTGATGCACAGGACGCAGACACCCGGCGCCCCGCCCCTGCCCGAAACATGCTGCACGCTGCTCACCAAAAGGAAGTCCCTCGATGCCTTCCCGCTGAGCCATGTGCGCCTCCCGGGGGCCAAAAACACGCCCCTGCTTCCAGGCGAGCCAGCGCCAAACCAGGAGCGTGTGCTGGTGTCTGGGCTTCGCGTGGACGCGCCAGTGGTGGTGCAGCGCGTGGAGAGCCGCGGCGTGCTCCTGAGGGAGGTGACCGCCGCGGTGAAAGACACAGCAGGACGCACCCTTTACACGGCAGCCATGCACGAGGGTGTGTTTGACGTGCCCGTGGCCCTGGACCCTGAAAAGGTGTGTACCGTCACGGCCAAGGTGCGCGAAGATGACTGGTACTACCACACTCTGTACCCCTTCACCGCCGGGGCCGCCGGCGTTCACTTCAAGGGGGAACACGCCCTCCTGTCTGAAGGCTGCGACCTCTACTTCTGGCGCCTGGACCAGTGCGTCCGTGTGGACCTATGA
- the LOC135110324 gene encoding three prime repair exonuclease 2-like — MEEAAEPKEPNKIQTFVFFDLETTGLTAGNPRIVELSMIAVSRSHLLAIKDSATPKPSNANKEFSNSQANGDSVTSNSDVQRKNAIPKLPRVLHKYTRLYYPWKMMTAQVEAINGLNNYDLDGMPSFNEASAQALLLFLDLPKPVALVAHNGNRFDFPLLMAELTRVGCVDKFLDLQCVDTLPAIKDIDALIEREDIVEITKLAESFNIDDLDDHLLEEGFIPSKRWRSSECDEEKGKQGILSQSRLPESVSYIGQGNQHSLEVSAAPLMTPVKNHLSDQTHVPTTPSKLAALPPQPNTPEGLQPGVPGPSGFRAKVTKESSKVRRTLTYDNNGKRKLGRRVSYAQVNIYKRLFDTEYAAHRAESDSEALMTICGHYGSNFIEWADTFATSFSNFDPMWVKRKSFSTNPEG; from the coding sequence ATGGAGGAGGCAGCTGAACCCAAGGAACCAAATAAAATCCAGACATTTGTATTTTTTGATTTGGAGACTACTGGCCTGACGGCTGGCAATCCACGGATTGTGGAGTTGTCCATGATTGCTGTATCCAGAAGTCACCTGCTGGCAATAAAGGACTCTGCCACACCAAAGCCTTCTAATGCAAATAAGGAGTTCTCAAACAGCCAGGCCAATGGAGACTCAGTAACCAGTAATTCAGATGTTCAGAGGAAGAATGCCATCCCCAAACTGCCTCGTGTGTTACACAAATACACAAGACTTTATTATCCATGGAAAATGATGACTGCACAAGTGGAAGCAATAAATGGCCTTAATAATTATGATCTTGATGGCATGCCAAGTTTTAATGAAGCAAGTGCACAGGCCTTGTTACTCTTTCTAGATCTACCCAAGCCAGTAGCATTGGTTGCCCACAATGGTAACAGGTTTGATTTCCCCCTCCTGATGGCTGAACTCACTCGAGTGGGCTGTGTTGACAAGTTTCTGGACTTGCAGTGTGTAGACACTCTGCCTGCAATTAAGGATATTGATGCACTAATAGAAAGGGAAGACATAGTAGAAATCACAAAGTTGGCTGAGTCCTTCAACATTGATGACCTGGATGATCACTTGCTGGAGGAAGGATTCATCCCTAGCAAGAGGTGGAGGTCATCAGAATGTGATGAAGAGAAAGGCAAGCAAGGAATTCTTAGCCAGAGCCGACTACCTGAGTCAGTCTCCTACATAGGCCAAGGCAACCAGCACAGCCTGGAGGTGTCTGCTGCACCACTCATGACCCCAGTGAAGAACCACCTCTCAGACCAGACCCATGTCCCTACCACCCCATCCAAGCTGGCTGCCCTACCTCCCCAGCCCAACACTCCTGAAGGCCTCCAGCCAGGTGTCCCTGGTCCCTCAGGTTTCCGTGCCAAAGTCACCAAGGAATCCAGTAAGGTGCGCAGGACTCTGACTTATGATAACAATGGCAAGAGAAAGCTTGGGAGAAGAGTGTCATATGCTCAGGTCAACATCTACAAGCGGCTCTTTGACACAGAGTATGCGGCGCATCGTGCTGAGTCAGACTCTGAGGCTTTGATGACCATCTGTGGCCACTATGGCAGCAATTTTATAGAGTGGGCAGATACTTTTGCCACCAGCTTCTCCAATTTTGATCCAATGTGGGTGAAAAGAAAGTCTTTCAGCACAAACCCGGAAGGATAG
- the LOC135110322 gene encoding zinc finger protein 37-like codes for MVAGTEGLSSGLCVVCAKVVSSSLVSVHASLITQNGSIHRQMGQVVGMDQLEEACQATEFVCSICLRLLLNIVNLESKVVLLKNEFQATFLQGAESRRKAVVGGKVYLPGKSSVIDQKSDDGNPPQIPQGTQNDLWNRTHLDHCVKPEKVERFFSNIPLDSESNAETPHTSEPPVDDRAQDAKSSVRHESAVSESSGISSKESSEELETQLALDTSAAELSDLLPHHCLLGDDATSSCSQGEEETLREADKRPSSNPSMQDYPLSPSSSMSTLDAAKPVECGNDGEKTCITGSPEEKQDSECLPDSDGSVPFEGSSEQTPKRRLRKSREKDQETWQPGASTPKRARRKLNATLEMKEVKAETEDEWTSKESGATQLEELLESCELCEGQFSDAKQLGRHRREAHSAVYCHVCEWCPNTCYREKSKLTQHLRRLHNITAHKCPGCVHQAVSQNALDQHIIRQHPESRFFECHICHKAFRTHRYLHFVHIKRCHLGLPIKFSCEKCNKGFVDKSSFENHKVTHSDARNFTCEFCGARFLTPYALKVHVNTHTREKKYECEDCGSAFLRMCNLCAHKKRFHSTNDVKLVCEICGKSMATRKDLRRHQVAQHSKEKPFRCPQCARCYAAKESLKSHLRTHTGEKPYVCACGKAFYKSNVLRRHQRCVHEGEDLQQETAAEVDSVQVGGDGELEREEHMVVITLKECNPPAVYTVQSSTPHLQEIMVSSEGQTQDPGDASLLAEGAEGLPLLHSSLGALGRGRLALSTPVLLTSLTDGSITVPDTTFATQVTTVDASLPPHPATTFQPTPDSPGPTNSIVSTKNPQDPQDPLAGLGPASCSDLLHLPSLHAAAATPVSLVAPWPSSAL; via the exons ATGGTAGCTGGCACAGAGGGGCTGAGCAGTgggctgtgtgtggtgtgtgccaAGGTGGTGAGCAGCTCCCTGGTCAGCGTGCATGCCAGCCTCATCACACAGAATGGCAGCATCCACCGCCAGATGGGGCAAGTGGTGGGGATGGACCAGCTGGAAGAGGCATGTCAAGCTACAGAGTTTGTTTGTTCCATCTGCCTCAGGCTCCTGCTCAATATTGTAAACCTTGAGTCTAAGGTGGTTCTGCTAAAGAATGAGTTCCAGGCCACATTCCTGCAGGGAGCTGAGTCAAGGAGGAAAGCTGTTGTAGGTGGAAAAGTTTACCTTCCTGGCAAGAGTTCAGTAATTGACCAAAAAAGTGATGATGGAAACCCACCACAGATCCCACAGGGAACACAGAATGACTTGTGGAACAGAACTCACCTTGACCACTGTGTGAAGCCTGAGAAAGTTGAGAGGTTTTTTAGCAACATTCCATTAGACTCTGAAAGCAATGCAGAAACACCCCACACCAGCGAACCGCCAGTAGATGATAGAGCACAAGATGCCAAGTCTTCAGTCAGACATGAATCAGCTGTATCAGAGAGCTCTGGTATCAGCAGCAAGGAATCTTCTGAGGAGCTGGAGACACAGCTTGCCTTAGACACCAGTGCTGCTGAACTAAGTGACCTCCTACCTCACCACTGCCTTCTGGGAGATGATGCAACTTCAAGTTGTTCACAAGGTGAAGAGGAAACCTTGAGGGAGGCAGACAAGAGACCCAGCAGTAACCCCTCCATGCAGGACTACCCACTCAGTCCTTCCAGCAGTATGAGCACCTTGGATGCTGCAAAACCTGTGGAATGTGGCAATGACGGGGAGAAGACATGCATCACAGGCAGCCcagaggagaagcaggacagTGAATGTCTGCCAGATTCTGATGGCAGTGTTCCCTTTGAGGGGAGCAGTGAACAGACACCTAAGAGGAGGCTCAGGAAATCCAGAGAGAAAGATCAGGAGACAT GGCAGCCAGGAGCCAGCACACCCAAGAGGGCAAGGAGGAAGCTGAATGCCACCTTGGAGATGAAGGAAGTTAAAGCAGAGACAGAAGATGAGTGGACATCCAAGGAGTCTGGAGCaacacag CTTGAGGAGTTGCTGGAGAGCTGTGAGCTGTGTGAAGGCCAGTTCAGCGATGCCAAACAGCTAGGGCGGCACCGCAGAGAGGCACACTCAGCTGTTTACTGCCATGTGTGTGAGTGGTGCCCCAACACATGCTACAGAGAGAAGTCCAAGCTCACTCAACACCTGCGGCGGCTCCACAACATCACCGCCCACAAGTGCCCCGGCTGTGTGCACCAG GCAGTGAGCCAGAATGCCCTGGACCAGCACATCATCAGGCAACACCCAGAGTCTCGCTTCTTTGAGTGCCACATCTGCCACAAGGCTTTCAGGACCCACCGCTACCTCCACTTTGTGCACATCAAGAGGTGCCACTTGGGGCTTCCAATCAAGTTTTCCTGTGAAAAGTGCAACAAAGGCTTTGTTGATAAATCTTCTTTTGAGAACCACAAAGTCACTCATTCAGATGCCAGAAATTTCACCTGTGAGTTCTGTGGGGCAAGGTTCCTCACTCCCTATGCCCTCAAGGTAcacgtcaacacacacactagagagaAAAAGTATGAGTGTGAAGACTGTGGGTCAGCCTTCCTGCGCATGTGTAACTTGTGTGCCCACAAGAAGCGCTTCCACAGCACCAATGATGTCAAGTTGGTGTGTGAGATTTGTGGTAAGTCCATGGCAACCAGAAAGGATCTGAGAAGACACCAGGTGGCACAGCACTCCAAAGAGAAGCCCTTCAGGTGCCCCCAGTGTGCCCGATGCTATGCTGCCAAGGAGAGCCTCAAGAGCCACCTCAGGACACACACTGGTGAAAAGCCGTATGTATGTGCCTGTGGTAAGGCCTTCTATAAGAGCAATGTGCTGCGGCGCCACCAGCGCTGTGTCCACGAAGGAGAGGATCTGCAGcaggaaacagcagcagaagtggATTCAGTTCAAgttgggggtgatggggagctTGAGCGGGAGGAACACATGGTGGTGATCACCTTGAAGGAGTGCAATCCCCCTGCAGTGTACACAGTGCAGAGCAGCACTCCACATCTCCAGGAGATCATGGTGTCCAGTGAAGGACAAACTCAAGACCCTGGTGATGCTTCCCTGCTGGCTGAGGGAGCAGAGGGATTGCCACTGTTGCACTCCTCCCTTGGGGCACTAGGCCGGGGCCGCCTTGCCCTCTCCACCCCAGTATTGCTCACCTCCCTCACTGATGGCTCCATCACCGTCCCAGACACCACTTTTGCTACACAGGTCACCACTGTGGATGCCAGCCTGCCACCACACCCAGCCACTACCTTCCAACCCACCCCAGACTCCCCTGGTCCCACCAACTCCATTGTTTCCACTAAGAATCCCCAGGACCCCCAAGACCCACTGGCTGGCCTTGGCCCAGCCTCCTGCAGTGACCTGCTGCACCTGCCCAGCCtgcatgctgctgctgccactccaGTTTCCCTGGTGGCACCCTGGCCCTCCTCAGCCCTCTGA